CATACCGGGCAAGGCAAATACCAGCTCTATCACTACCGCGCCGGCTACTACTTCGGGCAGCAACTCGGTAACCCGGCTCACGAACACCGGCAAAGCATTGGGCAACACATGGCGCCACCACACCCGCGCCACCGGCGTGCCTTTGGCCAAGGCCGTGGTTACGTACGGCTGCTGGCATTGCTGGCGCAAGGCGGCCGCAGTTGGTAAAAAAACAGCCGGAAAGCCCGCCAGTACCAAGCTAAGCATGGGTAGCGCCAAGTGGTAGGCCCGATCGAGTACAAAACTGCCCAGCAACGGCTCGGCGCCGGACTCTAGGCCATACGAAGGAAAAAGCGGCCAAAAATCGGGGCTGGCCAGCAATACTAGCAGCAGCAGCGCTACCACGAACAACGGCAGGCTATCGAATAGGTAAGCCACCGGCACCAGCAAGCGGTGCATGGGTGCCCGGCGCGCTGCGGCCACCGCAGCACCTAGGGCCAACAGCGCCGTGAGCAGCAGCGCGGTGCCCGTAAGCGGGAGCGTAACGGCCAACGCCGCACCCAGGTGTTCTTCTACCGCGGTACCATCGCGGTAGGAGGTGCCTAGGTGCCCACGGCTCAGGTGCCCGAGCCAGGTGTGATATTGGTTGTGCCCGCCATGCCAGCGCCAGGGCAGCAGGCTGCAATAAAAAAGCGGCTGCTGCAGGCCCAGGCGCTGGCGGTATTGCTGCTCCGTGGCTGCGCGTGTGGCCGCGCTGGCCGTGGGGGCAAGCTGCTCGGCCACAAACAGCTGCGGCGAGTTGGCCGCTACCGCGCGGCTCAGCAAAAATACCACCGAGGCCACCAGCCACGCCGTGCCCAGGGCCATGCCAATGCGCTTTGCCAGCAGTTTGGCCATGCTTACCTAGGGGCGGCTGCCGGGGGTAAGGGTAAAAGCCGGCAAGTCGTAGCCGGGCTCCAGGCCGCTGGGGCGCACGTTGCCGAAGCGCCGGGCCACAGCCAGCCGGTTGGGCTCGAAAAACAACGGCACCATGGGCATTTGCTGGTACAGCACCGTTTGCAGCTTGTGCAGCAGCTGCACTTTCCGGGCCGAGTCTTCGGTGTTCACGATGCCATCGAGCAGGCGGTCGGAGGCGGCGTTGCCGAAGCGCGTGCGGTTTACCCCGCCTTCGCCAATGCTGCCCGTGTGCAGCAACGGGCGCAAGTCGTACGAAAACGGGTTGCCGTACAAGGTGCGCAGGCACAAATCAAAGTTGCCTTCGCGGCGCAGCGCCGAAAGCTGCCCGGCTTCGGTGGGGTGCAGGCTGATGGGCAGGCCAATCTGGCGGGCTGCCTGCTGCAGCAGCAAGCCAATGGTTTCGTAGGTACGGTCGCCGGCGGCGTAAAACAAGCGCGGCGCCAGCGCCTGCGCGTTGTTGCCGGCGCGCCGCCAGCCGTTGCTGCCACGTTGCCAACCCGCTTGCTGCAACAAGGCCACCGCCTGCTGCGGCGAGTAAGGCCGCAGCGGAAGGCTGTCGTGGTACACCCACTGCTCGCGTGGGCTGATCAGGCTGGTGCTGCGCTGGCCCAGCCCGAACTGCGTGGCCTGCATCAGGCGCTGCGCATCAACCAGCAGGGCCAGGGCCTGGCGCGTACGCGATTCGCTTAAGCTGGGCTGTTGGGTGTTGATTTCCATAACCACCACCCGGTAAGAGGCTGGCGAGTACAGCTGAAATCCTGCCGAGTCGGTTTTGCGCAGCTGCTCAAAGTCGGGGCCCGGCATGTTCGGGTACACATCCAGCTCGCCGCGGCGCATGGCCAGCAGGGCGGTAGCGGCGTTGGGCACCACATGAAACTCGAGGCGGCGCGGATTGGCCACCAGCGGCGAGGCTGCGTTTTTAAGGGCATCGCCCCACCACTTGCTTTTGCGCTCCAACACTACGCGCTGGCCGGCTTGCCAGCTCACCAGCTGGTAGGCACCGCTGCCGCGCACCACGCGCGGGTCGCGCCACTGCTCGCCCCGCCCGAATCGCTGCTGAAACGCTTGCACCGCCGCTACTTGGTTCAGGGTCGAGTCGCCGCTGAGCAGCCGGCGCACGGGCAGCGCCCGCAGCAGGGAGTCGGGGTCGAGCAAATACTCGGGCAACACCGGAAAGTCGCCGCTGGTGGTGCGGTATTCGGGCGCGTAGCCGCGGCACACCAGCGTAAAGCGGCGCGGGTTCTGGGCGTCGAGCTGCACATCCTGCACAAAGCCGAGCGTGTTGCGCAGGCTTTCGTTGGGCAAGCCCGGGCAGGCAATAACCTTCAGGCTAAACACCACATCCGAAGCCAACACTGGGCGGCCGTTGTCCCAGGTGGCTTCGGGGTGTAGTTGGTAGCTGATGTAGGTCAGGGAGTCGGTACGCCGAACGGACGGCATATCGGTGGCCAGCCAAGGCACAAACCGGCGCTTGGCGCCATCCACCGTCAACAAGCTTTGGTAAAGCAGGTTGTTGAGCTGAATGGCATAGGCATTGGGCAGGGTTACCGGGTTCAGCGACTCAGGGTCGCGGGGCCAGCATACCCGTACCGCCGTGGGTACAGCGGCTTGCTTGGAGGGCGACGAGGAACAAGCGCAGCAAACGCAAAGGCTGAGGGCAACAAGCAGCCTAGGTAGTGAGATTTGTAACATGAACCTGGCGCGTCCGGGGTGGTAGGACCGGCCCAAGTTACCGAATGCCGCGCTGAAGAAGCCAATTAGTGCGTTTCGCCCCAGCCGTTGCCACCAATGTTGGGGGTGTTGGTGGGCGGGGGCGGCGGGGTGGTAGTAGTGCCAGAAGTTTGTGCCGCCTGAGATTGGGCCGCACCGGTGGCGCTATTCGTAGTAGCGCTTTGAGTAGTGGTACCAGCACCCAGCAAGGTGCTTAGCTTCAGTAAAGCGATGAGTAGCAGCTCCAACATTGTGGTGAGATTTGGGGTGGACTAGAACCTAGAACACAACAAACATACCAGCAAGGCCGGCCTAAGTAAAGGAAGAAACCCATGTGTATGTGACTGGATATAAGAAAGGTAAATTGTAAAATTAGCTAGCCGAGCACGTTGTAAAATCCTGTTTGATTCAATAGTGCAGACCTCATACCTGAAAAATAGGAGGCATTTGTGACATAGTGCTGCCCAAAATTCTCATCTTGCACAATACAAAAGTGAGGTGGTTGCCCCGTCCTAAAAAGGAAGAAAGTGCGTTGTCTGTGACGCGGGACATATTGCGCCCAACGACCGCCGAAGTTGGCTGACGCGCGTTATTCGAAGGATTTCCGATGCACGAGCTGATAAATTTGGCCAAGATTGTGACAAACCGGCGGCTGCCTACGCTGCCGTTGGTTGACTTTGCCGATAGCTACAATTCGAAATCGAGAGAAGAGCAGTTGCTGGAGTTGCTGGTATCGGGCGAGAGCCTTACCAACATGCAGGTAGCCAAGCGCATTTACAACAGCAGCTCCGCCAGCAGCCAGGCGGCGCTGCGCAAGCTCAAGCAGCGCCTGCAGGAGAAACTGCTCAACCACTTGTTCTTTCTGGATCATACCGATCCGCGGCACCCGGCGTTTCGCCGGTACGAGCAACAGTGCCTCGACTTGCTGTACCAGGCAACCATGCTGTGGCGCGAAAGCGAGCGGGTGTTGCTGCCGCAGGTGCTGCGCAAGGTGGTGCGCCTGGCGGCCAGCGGCGAGTTTACGCAGCAGGAAATCAGCGCCTGGGAAATGCTGCGCACGCTGTATGCCGAGTCGAACGACTACACCCAATACCAGCACAGCGTAAAGCAGCTCGCCACCCTCTACGAAACCCTGAGCGTGGAGCGCGAAGCCCAACGGCTCAACTGGGATGCCAAAATGAAATTGGTGCGCTCGGTATCGGCCCGGCGCCGGCTGCTGCAGGAGCTGCCCGACATCATCGGCAAGCTGGAGCGCATGTACCAGCAGGTGCCCACTTACAACGTGTACGACCCGCTGCTGAAAATGCGCCTGATGCAGCAGGAGCTGAGCGGCAACTTCGAGGAGATAATCAGCATCACCACGGCTGCCGAACAGCTGTTTGCCGAGGGCAAGCTGAACCCCAAGCGTTTCGATAGCCGCTTTACCAAGTTTTACAGCATGTACGCGCACTTACGGGCGCGGCGCATCACGGAGGGGCTGGCGCTGGCCGAGGGCTACCTGGAGGCTTTTCACCGCTCCAACAACAACTGGTTTGCTTTTCTGGAGCTGTATTACCTGCTGGCCATGCACGACGGCGACTACGTGCGGGCCGGCGAGCTGCTCCGCCGCATGCAGCAAAACCCCTTTATGACGAAAATACCGCTGCCGGCGCAGCAGCGGTGGGAGCTGATGCAGGCCTACTTGTTTTTTGTGCGCCCCGAGGAAGCCCGCCTGCGCCCCCTGCACTTTGCGCAGCTGGTGCAGCGCATCCCCGACCACAGCCGCGACAAGCAGGGCTACAACGTGGCCATTCTGATACTGCAGTTTTTGCACTACCTGCGCGAGGGCAACCAGGAGGCCCTGCTGGCCCGCCTCGAAAGCCTGCGCAAATACGAAAAAGCGCACCTGCGCGAAGCTACCACGCTCCGGAGCCGGCTGATGTTCCGGTTGCTGCAGCTCACGGTTAAAGAAAACTTCGACCCCGAAGCCAGCGAGAAAAAAGGCCAGGCGCTGCTGACGCGTTTGCGCGAGACGCCGCCGCCCGGCGAGGCATTTGCCGAAATCGAGATTATACCCTACGAAAACCTGTGGGCGCAAACCCTGGGTTTGCTCCGCGAGCTGCACGCGCAGCAGGAAAAGCTGAACACCTAGGGCCGCTGGGCCGCCACGGCCTGGGCGGGCACGGCGGCCGCGTTGGCCACCAATTGCTCGTAGCGCTGAAGCTGAGCAGGCGTCAGAACGGTTTTCAGCTGCGCGTGGTAGTCGTCGGCCACGGCTTGCAGCTTGGTTTTGCGCACGTCCTGGTCGCCGGCGTACATGCGCTCCACTTCCTGCTCTTGCTGCAGGCGCTGGTAAGTAAGGCTTTTAACTTTCAGAATACGGGCGTCGTCGAGGCCCAGCTGCGGCGTGAGGGCGCGGGTGGCTTCGGCGGCTTTTTGGCTGAGCGTACCGCCGCCCTGGGCAAATGCACCCGTGAAGCAGCAGGCAAGAACAGCGGTTACGAATAGCTTTTTCATGGCGGTGTGTTGGTATTAAGAGTATATTCGATAGGATTTACGTAGCAAATAAAGCGAATATTCTATATTAATCTGAACAATCGCGGTAATTATTTGCACAATATTCCTGTTTTTGGCTTTCCGCTGAGCTCAGCAGTACCAGCAACAGCGCGGCGGCAGCCTTATGCCGCCGCCCCCTGAAGTGCCTGAGCTCTTTCGGTTTGCCTGCCCAACGCCACCTAGGCGGCTTTGGTATAACGGGCCTGCCATAGCAGGTGCGGGTTTGCAGCAAGTGGTTGGCAAAGCCAGGCGGCTGCTGTACCTTGCCGCGGTTGCACGCGCCCGCCCCGTTTTCCCTTCTCCCAGACACGTACCTGCTCACTTAAGCCGATGCCTGCCTCCGCCGCCCTACGTACCGACGCTTTCCTCGATCAGATGACCCGTGCCGTGGAAGAAGCGCGTACCACCGCGCAGGAGCGGTTTCGGCCCCTCAACGAAGACCAGCTGAACCGCCGGCCTTCGCCCAGCAAGTGGAGCGTGGGCCAGTGCCTCGAGCACCTCAACATTATCGGCGGGTTGTACTTGCCCGTGATGAGCCAGCGCGTGCGCAAGGCCCAGGAGCGGGGTACCCGCCCGGCCGAGTACGTGAAAAACGGCTTTATCGGGCGGCGCCTGACCGAAGCCATGCTGACGCCGGCCCGCGAAAAACCGATGAAAGCGCCGCAGCAGTTTGCCCCCAGCGGCTCGCGCCTGCCGCGCACGGTGGTGGAGGTGTTCATCCGCCAGCTCGACGAGCTGCTGAACGTGCTGCACCTGGCCCGCGAGGTAAACGCCAACGCCGTGCGCATCCCCAACGCGCTCATTCCGCTGGTGCGCCTGCGCCTCACCGATCAGTTCGCTTTCCTCATTGCCCACTTGCAGCGCCACGTAGCCCAGGCCGAGCGCGTGCTCGACTCGCAGCCGCGCTAGCTGCCGCGGCCCCCGCGGCCGCCAGCCACCTAGGGCTGCCGTGCCTGACTGGCAGCGCTGTATAAATAGGCTACCGTAAGCTGCACGCTGCTCAGGTAATACTGGTGGCGGCGGTACCGCTCGAGGTGCGCCGGCAGCAATTGCGAAAACACCGGCGCCACGCCCAGCTGCCCCAGCACGCGGCCGCGCCGGTAGCCCACGCCCGCCTCAGCCCCTAGGTAGAGCGGGCGGATATCGGCGCTGCGCCTGCGGCCGAAGTTAAAGCCGTAGCCGCCGCCCGAGCTGCCCAGGTAGCCGTACGTGAGAGCCTCGACGCCACGGTAGCGCTGCGTGCCCGCCAGCGGGCCGCTGGCGTAGTGGCGTTCTTCGTCGTAACGATTGTGGGCCGAGGTGCCCACGCCCGCCAAGCCACCGGCGTAGAGGTGCCAGCCGGCAGGGGCCCGCTTGCCCAGCACCAGCACCACCCGCGCCGCAGCTTGCAGGTAGCTCAGGCTGACGCGGCCTTGCTCGCGGATGAAGACCTCGTCGCGGGTGCCGGCGTACAACAGTTGCTCGCTGCGGTACTGATAGCCTTTGTTGATATTGCCCAGGCTGGCTTGCGCGCTCCACCGGTGCGCGAGTTGCCGTTCGGCCAGCAGCCCCAGCTGCCAGCCCAGCAGCGGCGAGGTGTCCTCGTCTTTTTCGCCCGCTACGCGCACCTGCGAGAGCACCGGCCCGGCCTGCAGCCCCCAGCGCATTTGGGCGGCGCTGGCGTGGGCCAGCAGCAGGCCGCAGCCCGCGGCAGCCAGCCGCAACCAGCTGCTTGGTTGATAGTTAATCGTACAAACAGGCATAGCACTTCGGGATAATTGGTAGGGAATGCAGCCAAGGTACGCGGGCCCGGCGCAAAATATTGCTACTTCGGATGTGGAATCGGGGCCGAAGCCGCATCCAGTTGGCAGAAGCTCCCACCGCTTACCGTGCTTTGCCCATGCGTTTCTTCCTGCTGATTCTGGCCGCCTGGCTGTTGCTGATGGTTGTTCCCTCCAATGCCTCGGCCCCGCCGGCGGGCGGGCCCTACGCCGCGCACTGGAAAAAAATCGACGTGCTGCTGCAGAAAGACCAAACCGAAGCCGCCCAAAAGCTGGTGCTCGGCATCTACGAAAAAGCCCGCGCCGCCCGCCACACCGCCGATTACGTGCGCGCCCTGGTGTACCGCCTGCACCTGCTGCGGCAGCGCGAAGAAGACGCCGACGCCCAAAGCATTCGGCTGCTCGAAGCCGACCTGGGCACGGCCGCGTTTCCGGCCCGGCCCATCGTGCACAGCCTGCTGGCCGAGCAGTACCACCAGTACCTGCGCCAAAACCGCTACCGCCTCTACGAGCGCACCCAGCTGGCCGCCGCCGACTCCCTGGGTGCCGCCGACCTCGCCACCTGGGATGCCGCCCGCCTGGCCGCGCAAGTGGTGCGCCACTACCGTGCTTCCGCCGAAACCGAGGCCGCCCGCCTTCAGCAAACCACCCTGCGCGACCTAGGCCCGCTGGCCACGCCCGCCGATGCCCCGGGCCAGCAGCTGCGCCCCACGCTCTACGACTTGCTGGCCCACCGCGCCATCGAGGCCCTCCGCGACGACGAGCTGTACCTCACCCGGCCCGCCGAGCAGTTTCGCTTTACCGATGCTCGCCTGCTGGCCCCGGCCGAGGCGTTTGCCCAGCTGCCCCTAGGTGCCCCGGCCGCCGACTCGCTCAATGGGCCCCTGCACGCCCTGCGCCTGTGGCAACAGCTCACGGCTTTTCGGCTGCGCGATGCCCAAAACCCGGCTGCCCTGGCCGATGCGGAGCGCCTACGCCTGGCCTTCGTGCATGAGAAAGCCGCCTTCGCCAACAAAACCGCGGCCTACACCGCCGCCCTGCGCCGCGCCCAGCATCGCTACGATGCCTTGCCCGCCTGGGCCGATTTTCAGGCCGAGCTTGCGGAACAGGCCCAGCGCCAAAAGCGCCTCCCCGAAGCCCTGGAGCTGGCGCGGGCGGCCGTGCGGCGCTACCCCAAATCGGTAGGTGCGGCGCGGGCCCAGGGCATCATCAACGAGCTGGAGCGGCCCGAGCTGCAGGTACGTACCGCCGAGGTAGCGCTGCCCAACCAGGCCATGCTGCTGAGCGTGCGCTACCGCAACCTGCGGCAGGTGTACGGCTTTGCCTGGAAGCTGCCCGCCGCGGCCCTGCTGCGCGAGCAGCTGGGCCAGCGCGATGCCGAAATTCCGAAAGCCTACGCCAGGCGCCTGGGAGCCAAGCCCGCCGCCACCTGGACGATGGCCCTGCCCGGCCCCGCCGATTACCGCGCGCACCGCGCCGAGGTAGCCGGGCCAAAACTACCGGCCGGGCACTACCTGGTGTTGTTGAGCACCGCCAACGAACGGCCTGCCCAGGAGCGCGAAAACGTAGCCACCGCCTATGCGTTCGTGTCGGTAAGTGAGCTGGGCGAAGTGCACCGCGCTGCCCCCGCCAGCGGCACCGACCTCTGGACGCTCGACCGCCGCACCGGCCAGCCGCTGGCGGGTGTGGGCGTGCAGCTGTGGTACCAGGAGTAT
The sequence above is drawn from the Hymenobacter sp. YIM 151858-1 genome and encodes:
- a CDS encoding PorT family protein, encoding MPVCTINYQPSSWLRLAAAGCGLLLAHASAAQMRWGLQAGPVLSQVRVAGEKDEDTSPLLGWQLGLLAERQLAHRWSAQASLGNINKGYQYRSEQLLYAGTRDEVFIREQGRVSLSYLQAAARVVLVLGKRAPAGWHLYAGGLAGVGTSAHNRYDEERHYASGPLAGTQRYRGVEALTYGYLGSSGGGYGFNFGRRRSADIRPLYLGAEAGVGYRRGRVLGQLGVAPVFSQLLPAHLERYRRHQYYLSSVQLTVAYLYSAASQARQP
- a CDS encoding DinB family protein; the encoded protein is MPASAALRTDAFLDQMTRAVEEARTTAQERFRPLNEDQLNRRPSPSKWSVGQCLEHLNIIGGLYLPVMSQRVRKAQERGTRPAEYVKNGFIGRRLTEAMLTPAREKPMKAPQQFAPSGSRLPRTVVEVFIRQLDELLNVLHLAREVNANAVRIPNALIPLVRLRLTDQFAFLIAHLQRHVAQAERVLDSQPR
- a CDS encoding ABC transporter substrate-binding protein is translated as MLQISLPRLLVALSLCVCCACSSSPSKQAAVPTAVRVCWPRDPESLNPVTLPNAYAIQLNNLLYQSLLTVDGAKRRFVPWLATDMPSVRRTDSLTYISYQLHPEATWDNGRPVLASDVVFSLKVIACPGLPNESLRNTLGFVQDVQLDAQNPRRFTLVCRGYAPEYRTTSGDFPVLPEYLLDPDSLLRALPVRRLLSGDSTLNQVAAVQAFQQRFGRGEQWRDPRVVRGSGAYQLVSWQAGQRVVLERKSKWWGDALKNAASPLVANPRRLEFHVVPNAATALLAMRRGELDVYPNMPGPDFEQLRKTDSAGFQLYSPASYRVVVMEINTQQPSLSESRTRQALALLVDAQRLMQATQFGLGQRSTSLISPREQWVYHDSLPLRPYSPQQAVALLQQAGWQRGSNGWRRAGNNAQALAPRLFYAAGDRTYETIGLLLQQAARQIGLPISLHPTEAGQLSALRREGNFDLCLRTLYGNPFSYDLRPLLHTGSIGEGGVNRTRFGNAASDRLLDGIVNTEDSARKVQLLHKLQTVLYQQMPMVPLFFEPNRLAVARRFGNVRPSGLEPGYDLPAFTLTPGSRP
- a CDS encoding ABC transporter permease, which codes for MAKLLAKRIGMALGTAWLVASVVFLLSRAVAANSPQLFVAEQLAPTASAATRAATEQQYRQRLGLQQPLFYCSLLPWRWHGGHNQYHTWLGHLSRGHLGTSYRDGTAVEEHLGAALAVTLPLTGTALLLTALLALGAAVAAARRAPMHRLLVPVAYLFDSLPLFVVALLLLVLLASPDFWPLFPSYGLESGAEPLLGSFVLDRAYHLALPMLSLVLAGFPAVFLPTAAALRQQCQQPYVTTALAKGTPVARVWWRHVLPNALPVFVSRVTELLPEVVAGAVVIELVFALPGMGRLLAEAAASRDLPVLIGGVLLVAAARVMAWVLADAMQMLLDPRTRTS